CAAGGATCCCCCTAGGGCTGTGTTTGTTCTTTTTTTGCTTTGTAATGCAACTCTTTCGGCAAAAAAAGTGCCCATAGGGCCCGCACACATCTATTGCGACCTACCTAAAATTGCCCAACAACTTGAAAAGTTCTACTAtccatcataatcaatcaaccccATGTTCGAACAATACACACTGTCGGCTGTTTATTCATGTTCAATATTGACCATCAATTATGAAAAGAATTTCATGGTTTAGACATCTAATTAGTAACACACGGAACATCCACCTCATATTTTTTCCCAGTTTCCCTTTAGATTAcatcatattatatatatatcttttttattatttatttttatataactaATGATGGAAAGAAAGTACATTGATAGCTTTTATAGATataccaagaaaagtcttcccACTGAATTCTAAAAGGTTGTTATCTGACTTCCAGTTTAAGAATGTAGATTGAAAGATATATCTGACTATATCTGACTTCCGGTTTATAGATATATCTGACTACATCCAGCTGTGTAATTTaaattattgaaagaaaaattgcTAAAATAAGAGCTCGAACAAGTAGATTGGAAGACAAATAATAAATGATAGCAGAGAAGTAGAGAACCAAAAAGTAACACTAATTAATTTGTAAAGAAATgcagaaaacaaaataaagaggATACTTTCCAACAGTTTTTTACAATTAGGTGATTATCTAGAGCTTCTAGATTTTTTCATGAAAGGAGGACTAGGTACAGGAACTGTACAGTAGCCATTTTGGAGAAGAAGACTCGAATGGCTAAGTTGAGGGGATTGAACTTGAGTTTGAGCTTGGAAGCCTGAATGATAATCATAGTTCTGCAACAACAAACACAGTTAAACATTGTTAAATCCCAGGAAAAAAAATAAGACTCTGGTCTCATTCTCTTAGATATAGAAAACATAATCACAGGGTTTACAGCAAACCTTACAGAAACCATTAGGTGCAAACGATGCATCAAGAAAATCTTCGAAGCAGTAACCAGGGATTGTTTCAATCAAGTATTCAGAAATGCTGCTTGTTGAAGCTGAACCAGTGTCACTAGCCATGTTATCTTCAAACCTCAAAGAAGAGCAGGCATTTTCATTTGAACCTGATCTAGGCCTGCTTGCTTTGCTGGATCGAGAGTTTCTGGCTTCAGAAGAGACAGTGATTCTGTCCGTGGACGATGAATCTGAGTCCAAACATGTGTTGGAGAGCTTCAAGCCCGTGAGAAGAAACCTGTTATGTTTCTGGGTGTGTTGATTGGCTCTGTGGATAGAAAGGTCGCATTCTCTGCAAAGAATTGCTCTGTCTTCTTGGCAAAATAGACACGCCCTTCTCTCCTGAAACAAAAATATAGTTATTTTGGCGGTTCATATACAATTGATTATGAAGGCATGATCTATTTTGAAAGCTTCTAGGTGCCAGAATAGATTATGAGGAAATAGAAGCTTATCTAATCACTTAGTTGGATGTTTGTTTCTATGATGAAATGCTTTCCTTCTTGTTAGAAGTTACATATCTTAGTTGATTTTTGTTTCCATGATTTGCACAAAATCCAAGACGTATTTACTCAGAATTTAAGACTCGTAACTTCTAACCAGAAGTGGTTGCAAAGTATACCACCCTAGAACCAAACATACAATAACTTTTGACTAATTGTGATTTGGATTTTATGTGAATTGTGGAAACAAACATGTACTAAAAAGACTAGATTTTTGTTAGTTTGACTTGGATTCTGTGGAAATAGTGAAATCTACTGTGAAAAGACTAGATTTTTATTAATCATAGTTAATAAAGAGAGAAGGAATGATGATGGGTACTTGGCATATATCACAAAGAGGCAAGTCTATGGAGGAGGGGTGATGCAGAGTGAATCTCTCATGTTTGCTTGCAAGCTTGTTTGCATGATGGATGGCGCGATCACAGCTATGGCAAAGTGCAGCTTCATCTGCAGGACAGAACACAGAGGCCTCCACTTTGTCACAGACATCACACTGGATCTTCatatctctttctttttccttagaGCTCTTCTTCTTGGAGCTTTCCTTGTGGCTTCTCTCCTTTACTTTTCTG
This is a stretch of genomic DNA from Lotus japonicus ecotype B-129 chromosome 1, LjGifu_v1.2. It encodes these proteins:
- the LOC130732419 gene encoding B-box zinc finger protein 20, yielding MKIQCDVCDKVEASVFCPADEAALCHSCDRAIHHANKLASKHERFTLHHPSSIDLPLCDICQERRACLFCQEDRAILCRECDLSIHRANQHTQKHNRFLLTGLKLSNTCLDSDSSSTDRITVSSEARNSRSSKASRPRSGSNENACSSLRFEDNMASDTGSASTSSISEYLIETIPGYCFEDFLDASFAPNGFCKNYDYHSGFQAQTQVQSPQLSHSSLLLQNGYCTVPVPSPPFMKKSRSSR